Proteins found in one Magnolia sinica isolate HGM2019 chromosome 5, MsV1, whole genome shotgun sequence genomic segment:
- the LOC131245076 gene encoding uncharacterized protein LOC131245076 isoform X1 — MDPFGEIAGDCVVSISQEFDLGRSLFRGESVDGLVDSSAGDDDGYSGQIPEYSTGIFICSPPHSSSDEEEEEEGEASAHGKSRPGVQEMSAETLGNLNKDADADAAEGCDDGGFSARSSPSKRKSTVGIELGSSSGSKTKKIRFSEPHCVENVNASVDLGLSRIDSKGKSLVEKDLGFFERIKSRFFTGKSPDLSSPEPKGYSLSPLRIGSGDNAADAVTAPPDVVGEVCQRDGANLGFVERSTKRPHASEEKSPAAEKNLVFSKSKGNSSGKSMVVELLQGIDNIGDADATVPKGKSLGKEDLGFLKSKGDSFRQSTASELLERINNVGDADATISKGKSPAKRDLVLSKSTGDSSNEVAAKYTETFQESTAPASLEVSKEKSLAERNPEFSKQSGDSSIEVAAKDWESVKKSKALALPELPPGNGKRPSSKRNAILPYGESPAAKNLVFSESPEKLPTKSPAKDQPSKPTDGIPNASKDPPSKQASKDTGIENLPSDIHHDLERDPSGKNAGLPIDVFPNFRCSKSSNPLGYPPLKLFKEAMGIAKKGSTNVPGPRKLPPSIQGPSEEKAAGSDRGGKLITTQKIPESSNIKNLLDMVKALSKESDRSIGNENILEVAKRAGYVFPRPQWWRPEGYSKT; from the coding sequence ATGGATCCGTTCGGTGAAATCGCCGGAGATTGTGTCGTCTCTATCTCTCAAGAGTTCGATCTCGGCCGCTCCCTCTTCCGCGGCGAATCTGTAGATGGCCTCGTCGACTCGTCCGCCGGAGACGACGACGGATATTCTGGCCAGATCCCGGAATATTCCACCGGAATCTTCATCTGCTCTCCCCCTCACAGCTCCTCCgacgaggaggaagaagaggaaggagaagcTTCTGCGCACGGAAAATCTCGACCAGGTGTTCAAGAAATGTCCGCAGAAACCCTAGGTAATCTCAACAAAGATGCCGACGCTGATGCTGCTGAGGGCTGTGATGACGGTGGATTTTCCGCGAGATCTTCTCCGTCCAAGAGAAAATCAACGGTCGGGATTGAATTAGGGTCTTCTTCCGGGAGTAAAACAAAGAAAATCCGCTTCTCGGAGCCGCATTGCGTCGAGAATGTCAATGCTTCTGTTGATCTAGGACTTTCGAGGATCGATTCGAAGGGAAAATCCCTGGTGGAGAAGGATCTAGGGTTCTTTGAGAGGATCAAGTCTCGATTTTTTACCGGAAAATCTCCGGATTTAAGTTCTCCGGAGCCAAAGGGATATTCTTTGTCGCCGCTGAGGATCGGCAGTGGCGATAATGCAGCAGATGCTGTCACTGCTCCTCCAGATGTTGTCGGAGAAGTTTGTCAAAGGGATGGTGCGAATCTAGGGTTCGTAGAGAGGAGCACGAAGAGACCCCATGCCTCAGAAGAAAAATCTCCTGCTGCTGAGAAGAATCTAGTGTTTTCAAAGTCGAAGGGGAATTCTTCTGGAAAGTCTATGGTTGTGGAGCTGCTGCAGGGAATTGACAATATCGGTGATGCTGATGCCACTGTTCCGAAGGGAAAATCTCTGGGGAAGGAGGATCTAGGGTTTTTGAAGTCAAAGGGAGATTCTTTCAGACAATCTACTGCTTCAGAGTTGCTGGAGAGAATAAACAATGTCGGGGATGCAGATGCCACCATTTCGAAGGGAAAATCTCCAGCAAAGAGGGATCTAGTGTTGTCAAAATCGACAGGAGATTCTTCAAATGAAGTTGCAGCAAAATATACGGAAACTTTTCAAGAATCCACGGCTCCAGCCTCACTGGAAGTTTCAAAGGAGAAATCTCTGGCAGAAAGGAACCCGGAATTCTCAAAACAATCAGGAGATTCTTCAATTGAAGTTGCAGCAAAAGATTGGGAAAGTGTTAAAAAATCTAAGGCTCTAGCGTTGCCTGAACTTCCTCCAGGCAATGGTAAAAGGCCTTCTAGCAAGCGAAATGCTATCCTTCCTTATGGTGAATCTCCAGCTGCAAAAAATCTAGTTTTTTCAGAATCTCCAGAAAAACTCCCAACCAAATCCCCTGCCAAAGATCAGCCATCGAAGCCTACTGATGGAATCCCAAATGCATCGAAAGATCCACCATCGAAACAAGCTAGCAAAGATACTGGAATAGAGAATTTGCCATCTGATATACATCATGATCTGGAGAGAGATCCATCCGGTAAAAATGCAGGACTACCTATTGACGTGTTTCCAAATTTTAGATGCAGCAAATCCAGCAACCCGCTAGGATATCCACCACTGAAGCTATTCAAAGAAGCTATGGGAATTGCTAAGAAAGGTTCAACCAATGTCCCTGGGCCTCGGAAACTGCCGCCTTCGATTCAAGGTCCATCGGAGGAAAAGGCTGCAGGTTCAGATAGAGGCGGGAAGCTGATTACCACACAGAAAATACCCGAGAGTTCAAATATCAAGAATCTTCTAGATATGGTGAAGGCACTATCAAAGGAATCGGACCGAAGTATCGGAAATGAGAATATTCTGGAAGTAGCAAAACGGGCTGGGTATGTATTTCCCCGGCCGCAGTGGTGGCGACCTGAGGGTTACTCAAAGACATGA